The window CTCAAGACCATAGAATTTGCCTGTGAAATAGACCCTGATGTGGCCAATTTTCACGCGCTCACACCTTTTCCGGGCTCCGAGCTTTACGACAATATAGAGAAGTACGGGACAATGTCGACAGACTCCAGTGACTTTACTTATCAGGGTGCGGCATTCGTTCCCTATACCATGACCAGGGATGAGATATGGAAGCTGCGGCAGTTGGCTTTCAAAAAATTCTATTCGAGGCCGAAGTATATTTGGGGACGGATACTGCGGATGAGGACAATGGATGATCTGAAGGCCGCTCTCCAGGGAGCAAAGAGTCTCTTCTGGCTGTGGGTAAAAGGAGATATATTCCGCAAGGATAAGGGTGTTTCGTAAGGGGTTTTTAATCCGGGAGGGAAGAGAAAACCGGATTAAAAAGAGGGGGTACTGCAGGAGTCCCGGAGTTTCAGGGGCAGGCGACAAAAACCATTTGGTTTAGGTTATAATTGTCCGGCATACAGTTAAGGTATCCTCGTAAGGCATGAACAATTCAAGCAGTATTTATGAAGGGGAGGTGATAGAAGGCAGCAGATACAGCGGATGTGGAGTGAGTGGCTCAACCTCGTACCATAAATTTTAAACGAAAAGGAGGCAAAGGGGAGAATGAGTTTTCTAAAACGTAAAAAAAGTCTTTCGATATCCCTGGTATCGGTTCTTATGATACTGACGGTTTCTTTGTTTTTGTTCAGCTGTGCAAAAGATTATGATACTTCTGAAGAAATAGCCGCAGCACGGGTGAAATATACGGATACTGTCATGATAAGTCCACTTACACTCAAAAACTGGCTGGATAATGGTTATCCCGGTGATATCTACGGTAACAACAAGGTGGTTGTGCTCTTTGTAGGCACACAGGACCAGTACGATGCCGGCCACATACCCGGTTCTCAGTTGGTCGGTTATGGTGACATCAAGGCTGACAGGTCTGATGGGGTAAGTATGACAATCGATATGGTTGCCACAAAGGCCCAGATGGATGGGGTTATACAGAAGACAGGTATAGACGGAGGCACGCTGATCGTCTTAACCGGTCCGAGTGGTAACTTTTCATTCATGAATACTTCAAGGGCATACTATAATTTCCGTTATTGGGGATTTCCGAGGAGCAAGCTGAGGGTACTGGACGGGTTTGTTGATACCACATGGGCGGATGCCGGTTATCGCCTTGAGTTTGAAACCCCCACAGCGCCGGAAGCTTCCACCTACAGTGTCTGCTACCTGAAGCAGTACCCCGACAGGTTCAGGGCACCACTTGAGGATATGATAAATGTGGCTAAAGACACTGATGATAAGACAGTGGTGATAGATACAAGGAGCAACGCTGAATATAGCGGTAATACAAACTCAACTCCTGGCTCTGCTGGTGCCAGCTCTGGAGAGTATGTTGCCTTTGAAGGACATATAAGAGGTGCAGAATGGATGGAATATACTAACCTTTTGGATAGTGACGGAAAGCTTCTGTCTGGTACGGACCTGGAGGCTGCAATGGATGCCATTGGTGTGAACGGAACCACAACAGCTTATCCTTACTGCCGTACAAGCTGGAGGGCTGCGATTACATTCCTGGCGCTCGACGGTGTGCTGAACTATCCTGTGAAACTCTACGACGGTGCATGGATAGAGTGGGGGCAGATGACTGCACAGTACGGAGCCCTTGATGCAGGCTCTTCATGGATAACAGACAAGGAATTGAAAGATATATCAGATGCTGTAGTTGTTGACAATACCGATTCCGGCTTTTCCGTAGTTGGTACCTGGAGCACCTCAACAAGCGCCGGCAATGGTGATTATTACGGTTCAAACTTCAGGTATATCGAAGCGGGGACTGGCGCCAATTCAGCCACATGGACTCCTGCTTTGTCCTCGGCTGGAGATTATGATGTTTATGTCTGGCATACTGCAAAGCCCGTTTATGAAACGGATGCCAAGTTTACTGTTACTCACAGCGGTACAACTGATACGGTGACACCAGATGTTAATTTAACTCAGAACGGTGGAATGTGGTACAAGCTGGGGACATATACCTTTGACGCAGGCGGTTCAGAGGATGTGACTGTGACCGATGAAGCAACTGCAGGTACTTATATTCCTGCTGATGCCGTTGCATTCGTGCCTGCAGGGACTACTTCATGGTTGTCCGAGGCTGTTACATATAACGCAAATGTTGAGTCAATTCTGGCCAATTCCTTTATCCCTAATGCAGACAATGTCAACAGGACGGATGAGGAGATATGTGCTGTTGAGGGTCCTGGCGGCGGTGGTGCCGGAGGCGGCGGTGATTCAGGCGGATATTAAGCAGGCAGTGGAACTTAAAAGTCATAACAATCAGGTAATAAGGAGGAGTTACTCATGAGAGATATAAGGAAGAAACTTGGGCTCTTCTCGGTTTTGGCCCTGGTCTTTGTCTTTGTGCTCGGCATGGCTGTGGATTCAGCCCAGGCCGGTGTGAAGATAAAGGGTAAGAGGGGATTATCGCTCAGGATCAGTTATTTTTCGCAGTTTTACGGTGTATGGCGCGATACAGGTTCAGGCCCTGACGGCACTGACGATACAGTTGACTTCTACTTTAAAAGGAACAGGTTCAATTTCTCCGGTCAGCTGAACAGGAACGTAGGGTTTGTAATACAGATTGAGCATAAAGGCCCCAGGTTGATCAATGACCTGAATGTTGCTGATGCACCGTCAACCAGGCTTGATATGCTCGATGCCTTTATGAAGTTCAAGATAGCAAAGTCCCTCAGGTTGAGGGTAGGTTTGACCAAGGATCCCCTTACAAGGGAGAACAACGAGGGTTGTTTTGATCCGCTCAGTATTGACCGCTCCCTCTTTATCTACAACCCCTTTGCAGCATCAAGGGACGTGGGTATAGTTGCTTGGGGAAATTTTGTCAATAAGAGACTTCAGTACAGGATAGGTATCATGGAGGGCAGGGAGGATATAAATACACCTAAAAGCTCCCTGCGTTACACTGGCAGACTCCACCTGTCCCTTTTAAAACCCGAGGCATCAATTGTTTACTTCGGCACCTACCGCGGTATGAAAAAAGTGCTGACCATAGGTGGTGGTATGCAATATGAGCCGGATGTCATTTATGGCAATCTTGGTGCAAAGACCGACGCCAAGGATAACGTAACATGGACAGTGGACGGTTTCTTTGAGTATCCCACGCCTGTCGGCGCATTTACCCTTTCAGGTGCAT of the Nitrospirota bacterium genome contains:
- the extH gene encoding selenite/tellurite reduction operon rhodanese-like protein ExtH, with protein sequence MSFLKRKKSLSISLVSVLMILTVSLFLFSCAKDYDTSEEIAAARVKYTDTVMISPLTLKNWLDNGYPGDIYGNNKVVVLFVGTQDQYDAGHIPGSQLVGYGDIKADRSDGVSMTIDMVATKAQMDGVIQKTGIDGGTLIVLTGPSGNFSFMNTSRAYYNFRYWGFPRSKLRVLDGFVDTTWADAGYRLEFETPTAPEASTYSVCYLKQYPDRFRAPLEDMINVAKDTDDKTVVIDTRSNAEYSGNTNSTPGSAGASSGEYVAFEGHIRGAEWMEYTNLLDSDGKLLSGTDLEAAMDAIGVNGTTTAYPYCRTSWRAAITFLALDGVLNYPVKLYDGAWIEWGQMTAQYGALDAGSSWITDKELKDISDAVVVDNTDSGFSVVGTWSTSTSAGNGDYYGSNFRYIEAGTGANSATWTPALSSAGDYDVYVWHTAKPVYETDAKFTVTHSGTTDTVTPDVNLTQNGGMWYKLGTYTFDAGGSEDVTVTDEATAGTYIPADAVAFVPAGTTSWLSEAVTYNANVESILANSFIPNADNVNRTDEEICAVEGPGGGGAGGGGDSGGY
- the extI gene encoding selenite/tellurite reduction operon porin ExtI — encoded protein: MRDIRKKLGLFSVLALVFVFVLGMAVDSAQAGVKIKGKRGLSLRISYFSQFYGVWRDTGSGPDGTDDTVDFYFKRNRFNFSGQLNRNVGFVIQIEHKGPRLINDLNVADAPSTRLDMLDAFMKFKIAKSLRLRVGLTKDPLTRENNEGCFDPLSIDRSLFIYNPFAASRDVGIVAWGNFVNKRLQYRIGIMEGREDINTPKSSLRYTGRLHLSLLKPEASIVYFGTYRGMKKVLTIGGGMQYEPDVIYGNLGAKTDAKDNVTWTVDGFFEYPTPVGAFTLSGAYLDVSFDDAYKGFDPDPKATGMYGERNGYYVKAGYLLPMKIWIGRVQFYGRYENWKYAKLNEQEDQDLTWIAPGINYYIKGQKLRLSAEYAMTDFEKEGTVRNVKTEDFNTLRVMLQLLL